The genomic region GACCGCACTGGTGAAGCCGCAGGGAGGCGAAGATCGTGAGCCGCACCACGGGCCAGCCGACAGTTCAGGGTGGACTGCCTGTCATTCCGGCCCGATCAGTCGCCCCGGTTGAGTTACCAGCGCCGCCGGAGCACCTGGCCGCCAAGGCGGCCGAGCTGCTGGGCTGGAGTGGCGTGATGTTGCCGCCGATGACGTTGCTCGGGCGGCGGGTGGTGATGGTCGCCGAGCTGATCACCGACGCGCACGCCGAGCGGTTGGCGCTGGGGTGTCCGCCGGTCACCGACCGGACCACGGTGTCCACCTGGGTGTGGCCTGAGCTGGCCGGCATGGTGCCCGCTCCCGCGGTGCGGCTGGTCGGCGCGATCGCGCTGTCCCGGCACTGGCGGACCGCGCTGACCTCGGTGGTCCCGTTCTCCCGGTTCACCAACACGGCCGTTGTGGTGCCGTCGGCGGTGGCCGAGGGCGATGACTTCCTGGCCAACTGCCTGATGCGGGCCGGGCACTACGGTGTGTCGGTCGCCACAGCGCAGGACGCCGGTCCGGTGGAGCTGACCCTGCGCGGGCGGCCGCCGCAGGACTTCCCGGTTGAGCAGGAAGTCACCGTGCGGTGGCTGCGTGAGGTGGTTTACGACCGGATTCTGGCCACCACGGTCAGCTAGTTCCCCAGTACCCGGTCCAGATAGCTGTTGCGGAAGCGGCCGTGCGGGTCAAGGGCAGCGCGCACGGCCTTGAAGTCGGCGAAATGCGGATAGCGGTCGCGGAGGGTCTCCGCTGACTGGTTGTGCATCTTTCCCCAGTGCGGGCGGCCACCCGCCGCACAGGCGATTTGCTCGAAAGTGGCGAACCAGTGCCGGTAGGGCATGCCGATGAACTGGTGGATGGCTAGGTAAGCGGTCGGCCGGCCGGTCGCGGTGGACAGCCAGATGTCGTCAGGGGCGGCCACCCGCACCTCGACCGGGATGTTCACCGGGTGCTCGAGCCGCTCGGAGGCGGCTCGCAGTTCGGCCAGCACCTCGCGCAGGTGCTCGCGCGGGATGGCGTACTCGGTCTCGGTGAAGCGGACCCGGCGCGGGGTGGTGAACACCCGGTGCGAGGCGTCGCTGTAGGAGCGCTCGCCGAGGACCTTCGCGCACAGCCGGTTCAGCGGGCGGACCAGGCCCGGGATGGCGCGGCCGGTGTGGCAGACCGCGGCCAGTGCGGCGTTCTCCAGCACCTCGTACTCGAAGAAGCGGCGCAGCGGGTGCTGCGGCTGCCGGGGCGCGTCCTGGGGCAGGCGGTTGTTCCGCTTCACCATGACCCGGTCGGTGTGCACGAACCAGTGGAACTCGGCGTGGTCGTTGGTCTCGGTGAGCTCGTCGAAGCACTCCATGGTCTCGTCCAGACCCGCTGGGTACTCGGCGGCCTGGAGGGCGTAGGCGGGCTCGCACTGGAGGGTGATGGTGCTGAGCACGCCCAGTGCGCCGAGGCCGACCCGCGCGGCGTTGAACTCGGCCGGGTTCTCGGTCGCGGAGCAGCGCAGGAGGGATCCGTCGGCGAGCACCAGCTCCAGTGCCTTGACCTGGGTGGCCAGGCCGCCGTAGGTGGCGCCGGTGCCGTGGGTGCCGGTGGAGATGGCGCCGGCCAGGGTCTGGCGGTCGATGTCGCCGAGGTTGGTCATGGCTAGGCCGAGCTGGTCCAGCTCGTGGTTGAGCTGGTGCAGCGGGGTGCCGGAGCGGACCGTGACCAGGCCGGTCTGGTGGTCGGCGGCGATGACGCCGCGCCAGTCGGACAGGTCGAGGGCCAGGCCACCTTCAGGTGAACCGACCGCGCTGAACGAGTGGCCGCTGCCCAGGGCACGCACCGTGAGCTCGTCCCTGGCCGCGGCCTTCACCGCGGTGGCGATCTCCTCGACGTCCCGGGGGCGGGCGGTGCGGGCCGGCCGCGCGGTGGCGGTGCGGGCCCAGTTGGTCCAGGCGCCGGTGGCACTCTGTCGCGGCAAGGCAACCCTCCGCAATCCTCGGGGCGGATGTTGGTGAACGTACGTGAAGAGGTTTCACCTTTCAAGGTTTTCGGCTTACCGTTGCAGTGTGCTAGCCACGCAGACCAGGTCCCGCTTCGACGCCGCGACCGCGCACCTCGACCCGCCACTGGCCGCGGTCGACCTCGCGGCGTTCCACAGCAACGCCCTTGAGCTGGTCCGCCGAGCGCACGGCAGGCCGATCCGGCTGGCCAGCAAGTCGGTCCGGGTACGTGAGCTGCTCAAGCTCGCGCTGGACCATCCGGGTTTCGCCGGTCTCATGTGCTACTCCCTCAACGAGGCGCTGTGGCTGCACGGTGCGGGCGTCAGCGACGACCTGCTGATCGGCTACCCGACCGTGGACCGGGCCGCGCTGCAGAAGCTGGCCGCCGACGACGGCGCGCGGGCCGCGATCACGCTGATGATCGACGATGCCGCGCACCTGGACCTGATCACCGAGGTGCTCGGGCCGGGCCACCCGGAGATCCGGATCTGCCTTGAGCTGGACGCCTCCTGGCGGCCGCTGTCCGGGCTGGTGCACGTCGGGGTCCGGCGCTCGCCGGTGCACACCCCGGCGCAGGCCCGCTCGCTGGCCGTGGAGGTGGTCCGCCGGCCGGGTTTCGCGCTGGTCGGGGTGATGTCCTACGAGGCGCAGGTGGCCGGGCTCGGCGACAAGCCGGCCGGCAAGCCGGTGCGCGGGGCCGCGGTGCGCTGGATGCAGAAGCGTTCGCTGGTGGAGCTGGCCGAGCGGCGGGCGGTCGCGGTGGCCGCGGTGCGCTCGGTGGCCGAGCTGGAGTTCGTCAACGGCGGCGGCACCGGCAGCCTGGAGCGGACCGCGGCCGAGGACGCGGTCACCGAGCTGACCGCGGGTTCCGGCCTGCTCGCGCCGACCCTGTTCGACAACTACCAGCACCTGCACCTGCGGCCGGCCGCGCTGTTCGCGCTGCCCGTGGTGCGCAGGCCGGCCAGGGGCACCGCCACCGTCTTCGCCGGGGGCTACCTCGCCTCCGGACCGGTCGGACCGGACCGGGTGCCGGCGCCGTATCTGCCGAGGGGGCTCAAGCTGGTGCCGACCGAGGGCGCGGGCGAGGTGCAGACGCCGCTGACCGGCAAGGCCGCGGACGGTCTGGCCATCGGCGACCGGGTCTGGTTCCGGCACGCCAAGGCCGGTGAGCTGGCCGAGCGCTTCACCGAGTTCCACTTCATCGACGGCGACCAGGTCGGCCTGAGCGCGCCGACCTACCGCGGCGAGGGCCGGGTCTTCGGCTAGCGGATCCGGCTGCCCAGGTAGTCCCTGACCATGGCCTTGGCCTCGGCGACCACCTTCGGGTCGCCCTCGGGGTCGTGCCGGAAGGCCAGGTGCAGCACGGCGTCGGCGGCCTCGATGGCCACCGCCATGGGCAGCTGGACCTCGATCAGCGGCAGGCCGAACCGCTCGGCGATCAGCTGCGCCAGGCGGTCGGCGATCACCGTGTTGTTGTCCTTGCCGTCGTCGAGCAGCCGCACGTCCACCGCGTCGCCGAAGTGCACCTTGCGGAAGCCGGGCACCTCGCGGTGCATGGCGATGTAGACGTCGAAGGCCCGGTCCACCACGTCCCACCAGTGCGCCAGCTCCACCTCGGCCAGCCGCTCCAGCACCTGGCTGAGGAAGCGGTCCAGGTTGCGCATGGTCAGCGCCTGCACCACGGCCCGCTTGTCCGGGAAGAACTGGTAGAGCGAGCCGACCGCGACACCGGCCCGTTCCGCGATGAGCGTGGTGGTGACGCCGTCGTAGCCCAGCTCGGCGACCAGTTCGGCACACGCGTCCAGCATCCGTTCGACCCGCTGCGCGCTGCGCTGCTGGACCGGTCGGCGCCGGAGGGGGGTGAGATCAGCTGACACGGGCGGCTCCCTGGAGCTAACGGCGGCGGACAGGCGTTCATTCTGGCGTGATCGACTAAGAAGCTCTTTCGTGTGAACCACGACACGCCTAAGATGCGAATCGGTTTCACATTACTGGGCGGAGGCAACGGTGACCGACTTCGTGTGGGGGGTGGCCACCTCCGCGTACCAGATCGAGGGTGCCGTAACCGCGGGCGGCCGGGGGAGGTCCACGTGGGACACCTTCAGCGCCACTCCGGGAAAGACCCGTTCAGGTGAGACCGGCGCGCAGGCCTGCGACCACTACCACCGCTATCCCGAGGACGTCGCGCTCATGCGCGAGCTCGGCGTGGACAGCTACCGGTTCTCCGTGGCCTGGCCGCGGATCCAGCCGGACGGCCGCACGCTCAACCGGGCCGGCCTCGGCTTCTACGACCGGCTGATCGACACCCTGTGCGCGGCCGGCATCGCGCCGATGGCCACGCTCTACCACTGGGACACCCCGCAGGCGGTGGAGGACGAGGGCGGCTGGCTCAACCGGGACACCGCGGCCCGCTTCGCCGACTACGCCGCGGTGCTGGCCGAGGCATTCGCCGACCGGGTGGCGATGTGGGTGCCGCTCAACGAGCCCGCGATGATCACCCTGCTCGGCTACGGCCTCGGCCAGCACGCGCCGGGCCAGGCCCTGCTCTTCGACGCGCTGCCTACCGCGCACCACCAGCTGCTCGCGCACGGCCTCGCGGTCCGGGCGCTGCGGGCCGGCGGCGCGGGGCTGATCGGCACCGCCAACAACCACACCCCGGTCTGGGCCGCCGACGACCGGCCGGAGACGCTGGCCGCGGCCGCCGCCTACGACGCGCTGCACAACCGGCTCTTCGCCGACCCGATCCTGCTGGGCACCTCGCCGGCACACCTGCCCGGCTTCGAGATCCCGGCCGAGGACCTGCGGATCATCAGCGAGCCGATCGACTTCTACGGGGTCAACTACTACAACCCGACCCGGATCGGCGCGCCCGCCGAGGGCAACCCGCTGCCGTTCGAGCTGGGCGAGATCGCCGAGCACCCGGCCACGCTGATGGGCTCGCCGATCGTGCCGGACGGGCTGCGCGAGCTGCTCGTCCAACTGCGGGAGAGCTACGGCGAGGCGCTGCCGCCGGTGTACATCACCGAGAACGGGGCCAGCTTCGCCGAGGACCTCATCGACGGTCAGGTGCACGACCAGCCGCGGATCGACTTCCTGTCCGCGCACCTGGACTCGCTGCGGGCCGCGATCGGGGCCGGGGTGGACGTGCGTGGCTACTACGTGTGGAGCCTGCTGGACAACTTCGAGTGGGCCGAGGGCTACGGCCAGCCGTTCGGGCTGGTGCACGTGGACTTCGCCACCCAGCGGCGCACGCCGAAGGACTCCTTCCACTGGCTGCGGGAGCACATCGCGAAGCAGCGCGGATGACCGGTGACGCCCCGGCAGCGGGTCGGCGGCGGCTGGATCGGCCTGCTCACGCTGGCCAACCTCGGGGTGTGGGCGGCCTTCTTCGGACCGCTCAACCTGCTGCTCGGCCAGCAGGCGGCCGCCTTCGCGCCCGGTCAGAAGGAAGCCGTGCTCGCGCTGGTCACCGGCCTCGGCGCGGCGGTGTCGGTGGTGGCCAACCCACTGGCCGGGGCGCTGTCCGACCGCACCAGGGGGCGGTTCGGGCGGCGGCACCCGTGGACCGTGGGTGGCGCGCTGCTCGGCGCCGCCGCGCTGCTCCTGCTCGCCGCCGCGCCGAACGTGCTGGTCATGGCGATCGGCTGGTGCCTGGTGCAGGCCGCGGTGAACGCCGCGCTGGCCGCGCTGACCGCCGAGGTGCCCGACCACGTGCCGGTGCGCCAGCGCGGGGTGGTCGGCGGCTGGGTCGGGCTGGCCCAGATGGTCGGCGTGCTCGGTGGCACCGCGCTGGCCACCGCGCTGGGCGGCATCCAATGGGGTTACCTCGGATGTGCGACGTTGCTCGTCGCCGGTGTGCTGCCGTTCGTCGTGCGCAGCCGGGACGAGGTGCTGCTCGCCAAGCCGCCAGTTCAGCCGGGCCGAACTCTGGCCAGGTTCTGGATCTCGCCCCGGCGGCACCCGGACTTCGGCTGGGCCTGGCTGACCCGGTTCCTGCTCAACCTCGGCAACGCCTTCGGCACCCTCTACCTGCTGTTCTTCCTCACCGACGGGGTGCGGCACGCCGATCCCGGCACCGGCGTGCTGGTCCTGACCTCGGTCTACGCGGTGAGCATGCTGGCCACCACGGTGCTGGCCGGCCGGTGGTCGGACCGGGCAGGACGACGAAAGGTCTTCGTCACCTGGGCCTCGGTGGTGATGGCGGCCGCGCTGGCGGTGCTGGCGATCTGGCCGGTGTGGCCCGCGGTGCTGGCGGCTACCGTGGTGCTCGGGCTCGGCTTCGGCGTCTACACCTCGGTGGACTTCGCGCTGCTCACCGAGGTGCTGCCGGCCGAACAGGACCGGGCGAAGGACCTGGGCGTGATCAACATCGCCTCGGCGCTGCCCCAGGTGCTGGCGCCCGCGGTGGCCGCGCCGGTGCTGGCCAACTTCGGCGGCTACCCCGCGCTCTACGCGTTGGCCGCCGGGGTCACCCTGCTCGGCGGCGTGCTGGTCAGCCGGATCCGCGGGGTCGCGTGACAACCAGGTAACCGTTCGGGCAATCGCACTACAGATTCCTTGTTCTGCCTGTTCACAGGCCCCTCGTCTTCCTAGTGTGCAGCGGTCGGCGCAGTTGCAACTGGGGGGCCACCCATGACAACGATCGCACCGGAGTCCCTGGTCGAACCCGAGCGCAAGGTCGGACCGGCCTGGATCGGCGCGCTCACCGCGGCCACGCTCGGGGTCTGGATCGTCTACTTCGGACCGACCGTGCTGCTGCTGCCGATGCAGGCCGCGCACGCCGCGCCGGAGGACAAGGAGAACAGCCTCGGGCTGATCACCGGCGTGGGCTCGCTGGTGCTGATGGCCGCGCACATCTTCTTCGGACTGCTCTCCGACCGGACCACCTCGAAGTTCGGCCCGCGCAAGCCGTGGATCGTGACCGGGGTGGCCATCTCGGCGGCCAGCATGCTGCTGCTCAGCCAGCAGGACACGGTCACCGGCCTGCTGCTGGGCTGGTGCCTGGTGCAGCTGGGCTCGGCCGCGGCCTTCGCCGGACTGCTCGCCGCGCTGCCCGACCACGTGCCCACCACCCAGCGCGGCATGATGAGCGGGCTGATCGGCCTGGCCCAGGCAGGCGGCTCGCTGGTGGGCAACCTGGTGATCGTCTCCACCCCGGACCCGCTCAGCGGCTACGGCCTGTGCGCGCTGCTGCTGATCCTGCTGGTGCTGCCGTTCCTGCTGATCAACCGGGATCCGGTGCTGCCGCCGGGACGCCGCCCGGTGCTGCGTTCGCTGTGGATCTCCCCGCGCAGGCACGGCGACTTCCTGTGGGCGATCGCCAGCCAGTCGCTGATCACCATCAGCTACGTGCTGGGCAGCCTGTACACCCTGTTCTTCCTGGCCGACGTGCTCAGGCACGAGGACCCGGAGGGCGGCACCGCGCTGGCCTCGACCATCACCACGGTGGGCGTGGTGGTCGCCGCGGCGGTCTTCGGCCACCTCTCCGACCGGCTGGGCAGGCGCAAGCTGTTCGCGGTGCTGGCAGGCGTGCTGATGGCGGCGTCCTCGGCGATCCTGGTGGTCAACCCGACCTGGGAGCTGTTCGTGCTCAGCTCGGTGCTGCTGGGCGCCGGTCTCGGCGTGGCCAACTCGGTGGACCTGGCCATCACCAGCGAGGTGCTGCCCAGCCCGAACGACCGGGCCAAGGACCTGGGCGTGAACAACATCAGCAAGTCGCTGCCGCAGTTCATCGCGCCGGTGCTGGCCGCCCCGCTGCTCTCCGGCGCGGACGGCTCCGGCTACTCGATGATCTTCCTGCTGTCCGCGGTCACCGCGCTGGCCGGTGGTCTGCTCGCGCTCAAGATCCGCGGGGTCCGGTGACCTCGACGATCCCGGACGCGCTCGCTGAGCCGGTCCAGCGGGTCCGCGCGGGCTGGATCGCCGCGCTGGCCGTGGGCATGGTCGGGGTGTGGGCGGTGCACTCCGGGCCGGTGCAGGTGCTGCTGCTGGTCCAGGCCGAGCAGTTCGCGCCCGCGCACAAGGAGGGCCTGTTCGGGCTGACCACCGCGGTCGGCGGCCTGTTCGGCATGGTCGCCACCATCCTGGTCGGCTTCGCCTCCGACCGGACCACCTCCCGGTTCGGCAGGCGGCGGCCGTGGGTGCTGGCCTCGGCGGTGCTCGGCGCGATCAGCCTGCTGGCGCTGGCTGGCGCGGGCAGCGCGGCGGTGATGATCGTGGCCTGGTGCGGGGTGCAGACCGCCTTCGGCGGCATGCTGGCCGCGCTGCTGGCCGCGATCCCGGACCGGGTGCCGGTGGCCCAGCGCGGGCTGGTCGGCGGCTGGGTCGGGCTCGGCCAGACCGTCGGCGCGCTGGCCGGCGCGCTGGTGGCCACCACGGTCAAGCCCGCGTTCAGCGGCTACCTCGCGCTCGCCGTGCTGCTGCTGGCCTGCGCGCTGCCGTTCACCCTGCGCACCGCCGAGTCGGTGCTGCGGCCGGACCAGCGGCCGCCCGGCGGGCTGGCCGAGGTGCTGCGCGGGTTCGCCATCTCGCCGCGGCGGCACCCGGACTTCGCCTGGGCGCTGCTCAACCGGCTGCTGGTCACCCGGCTTCGTGCTGGGCACCCTCTACACGCTCTACCTGCTGCAGGACGTGCTGCACCGGGCGGACCCGCACGCGGACCTGCTGCTGCTCAACCTGCTGAACGCGGCGATCATGGTGCCGGCCGCGGTGCTCGCGGGCGGCCTGTCCGACCGGGCGGGCAAGCGGCGGGTCTTCATCTTCGTGGCCGCGCTGGCGGTCACGCTGTCCTCGGCCATGCTGGTGGTGACCATCAGCTGGCCGGTGCTGGTGATCAGCGCGGCGGTGCTGGCCGCTTCCTACGGCGCGTTCATCGCGGTGGACACCGCCCTGCTCACCGAGGTGCTGCCGGCTGCCGAGCACCGGGCCAAGGACCTGGGCATCGTCAACCTGGCGCACGGCCTGCCGCAGGTCCTCGCCCCACTTCTGGCCACGCCGATCCTGGCCGGTTTCGGCGGTTACCCAGGTTTGTTCGCGGTGTCCGCGGCGCTGTCGCTCATCGGCGCATTCGTGATCTTCAAAATCCGCCGGGTGCCCTGAGGAATTTCACTCCAACGAGTGGCGGGCCGGAAATTCGAAACCCCTCGAGTGGTCTGCGCGGGAGGGGCAGACCACCCGAGGGGTGGCTTGGGAATCCGCGGACCGGTGCCGGTCGGGGGGAGGGGAGTGCATCAGCACCGGCCCGCGGAAGTCGCTGTTTTGTTGTGCATCAACCAGAACTGGCACGGCGGTCCGGCCCGGAGCGGTCGGGGGTTCGCCCGGCCCGGACCACCGGCCACATGACGGCTGCCGCGGCTGACCCGGTTCGGGGAAGAGCCCGAGGGCCGCGAGAGACGTCAGTCCCTGGTCAGGACACCTTCGCTGAGCGGAGGTGCCGGGCAGGACGTGGGGCGAGGCCGCCGGCCACGAGGTGCTCGTACGCCGCGCGCCACACCGAACACGGTGCCTTCTGCTGGCGCCAGCGGGTCGAGCACTCGGGGCAGTTGCCGCGGTCATCGGGTTCGTGAGCAGCGAGCATCGCGCGCCAGCCCTCAGTGAGCCTGGGCAGCTCGGAACGCGCGACGGACAGCAGGGACGGGGCGTCGGCGCGGTTGGCCAGCTCGGTAAGCATGTCGAGCCGTTCCCAGACCGCGTTGCGCAGCACCTGACCCAGAATCTCGTCCACCTGACGTCACCGTCACCTTCCCGCCTGGTCGGCGGCCTCGCGCAGAGCTGTCTTGAGCTGGCCAACCTGTCCAGCCGACAGCACTGCGGTCTCGCCGGGAGGCCCGACGAGGAGAACCCTGTCTCGGTCAACGAGCACGGTGAGGAATCGACGCCGGTTGACCGAGTCGCGGCAACTCACCCGCCACCAGCGCCGCCGGCCGCCCGCGCTCTGCCACGGCGCCGGGAGCTGACCCATGGGGCCTGCTCCGTCGCCTGAGGCAACGCTTGGTGACTCGGTCAACGCCACGGTTCCGACTTCCCTCCGTGCTCGATCCCTTACCGAAACTAAGATTGGGCCGAGTCGAACCAGAACGGGGAGTTCCAGCGCCGATCGGTGTGAGTGACACGGTGAGCGGTAGGCCAAGTTCAGTCGGGCCGATCAGCCTCACCGATGGGGACTTCACCACTGCCGCGAACTGCCCTTACTCTGCGCTTGACGCCCAGCGGACCGTAAGGGGGCGCAATGGACACCATCGGATCCCAGCCACCGCTCGTTACCCCAGACACCTGGGAGCAACGGGAGATGCGGGACGCCTTGGCCGCCCGGGACATCAGCACGGTGTACCGGCTACTTCGGCGCGTGGGGGTGTCACAGCGCCAGATCGCGGCCAGCACCGGGCAGTCACAGTCCGAGGTGTCGGAGATCCTCAAGGGTCGCCAGGTCATGGCGTATGACGTGCTGGCCCGGATCGCCGACGGGCTCCAGGTACCGCGCGGCTACATGGGTCTCGCCTACGACGGAGCCACCGCAGTCCGGGTGGTCGGCGTCGCCGATGACCCCCTGTCCGAGGAGGATGAGTCGGTGAAGCGGAGGAGGTTCCTTCAGCACGCCGCTTCCGTGACCATGGGTGTGGTGACCATGCCGGGCGACCCCGGCCAGTGGATCACTTCCGTGGCACAGACCCCGGCCAGGGAGAAGATCGGCAAGACCGACGTCATGCAGGTCGAGGCCGCGACCAAGGCCCTGCGCGCGCTGGACTACCAGTACGGCGGCGGAACCTGCCGGGACGCGGTGATCGCCCAGCTGTCCTGGGCCGAGCAGCTGCTGCGGGCCGACGCGATCGACCCGGTGCGCAGGCGACTGCGGCTGGCCCTGGCCGACCTGCACAGCCTGGCCGGCTGGACCTCGTTCGACACCGGCATGCTCGACCCGGCGCGCAACCACTTCGGCAAGGCGCTGGAGTACGCCAAGCAGTGCGAGAAGAACGACCTGGTGGCCAACATCCTGTACCGGATGGGCCGGGTCTACCTGCACTACGACGAGCCCAACGACGCGCTCAAGCTGTTCCAGCTGGGCCAGTTGGCCGCGCAGGACTCCGGTTCCGCGCTGACGGTGGCCGTGCTGTGCGCGAACGAGGCGTGGGCCTACGCGATGATGGGCATGCGCGAGCAGGCGATGAAGATGGTCGGCCGGACCAAGGACGAGTTCGCCCGCGCCGACTTCGAGCACGCGCCGGAGTGGGTGCGCTTCTTCACCGTCAACGACCTGCACGGGATGATCGGCTCGGTGCACCACTCGCTGGCCGCCAACGACGACTTCCGCGCCAAGCACGCTCCGCTGGCCGTCGCCGAGCTGGTCAAGTGCACCCAGGGCTACGAGTCGGACATGAAGCGCACGCACGTGTTCGGGCTGAGCATGCTGGCGGCCAACCACATCCGCTCCGGCGACGTGAGCGAGGGGCTGCGGGTCGGCCGGGTCGCCTACTCCATGGGCGAGGGCGTCAACTCGGTCCGGGTGGCCGACCGCATGATCGACATCCAGGAGGAGTCGGAGCGGTACAAGCACATCGCCGAGGCCAAGGACCTCGCCGAGGAGGTCCGCCAGTTTCGGATTCGCACCGGATCCCCGCAGAAACGACCATGACGTGAACGTTCGGGTTCGCCCCGACGCGGACGGGCGGTACAGCCGTGCCAAGCTCCGGACCGTCCTCGGGGAGATCTGTGACGCCGCCGGGCTGGACCCGGGCGGCGCGCGGCTGATCCGTTTTGTCAACAACGCGGTGTTCCAGCTGCTGGCGCACCCGGTGGTGGTGCGCATCGTGCTCTCGCCCTCGCTGCGTTACCGGGCGGACAACGTGGTGCGGGCGGCGAACTGGCTGGCCGAGCACGAGGTGCCCGCGGTCCGGTTGCTGCCGGGCCTGCCGCAGCCGCTGCACGTCAACGGGCACGTGGCCACGCTCTGGCAGGCGGTGCCCGAGGTGGGGCAGGCCACCGGCTTGGAGCTTGCTCAGCTGCTCAAACGATTGCATGCGCTGCCCGCGCCGCCGGGGGAGCTGCCGCGCTGGGACCCGCTGGCCGATGTGCGGCGCAGGCTGACCGACGCCGAGGAGTTGGACGCGGGGGATCGGGAGTTCCTGGAGACCCGGTGCGCGGAGCTCGAGGCCGAGCTGGCCGCGATGGAGTACCACCTGCCGCAGGGCGTGATCCACGGTGACGCGCACGTGGGCAACGTGATCAGCACGCCGATCGGCCCGCTGCTGTGCGACCTGGACTCGGTCTGCCTCGGCCCGCGCGAGTGGGACCTGACCCCGCTGGCGGTCGGCAAACTGCGCTTCCGGCACACCGGTGACCGGTATCGGCAACTCTCCAGGGCCTACGGCTTCGATGTCACGAAGTGGCCAGGTTTCCCGGTGCTGCGCCAGGTGCGCGAGCTGAAGCTGACCACCGGGGTGCTGTCGATCTTGCGCAGTAACCCGGATGTACGAACCGAGTTGGCCAAACGGATGCAGTCCTTCCGTTCGGGTGACACCCGGGCCCGCTGGACTCCGCACCGTTAACCCGTCCGGCGGCCGAACCTGGCCCCCGCTGGCGTATACAGCAGACCCGTATCCTCCTTCAGAATGAGTTGATCGGTAACGCAATCCTTCTCTAGGACGACAAACGGACGTCAACGGAACGTCAAGACTCTCAGTGTGGTCACTCTGGGTGGCAGCGATGTTCGTGTAGCGAACTTCTTGCTGGGTGCGAGCGCGAAGGGCGGAGAAACGTGTTGAGCTTCTCCACAAAGGGCAAGGCACGGCTGCGCGGGCGTAAGGCCCTGCGTGCCGCGGAGATGTTGGACGAGGTCGTCGACAACCAGCTTCCGTTGGTGACCGAGCTTTCCGAGACCAGCCGTCGGCGCTCGGCCGACTACCTGTCCGAGCTGGTGATGCTCGCGCAGGACTACCGCCACTACGCGGCGGGCTGGATCGACCACGAGGAGCTCCAGCGCCGGGGCAACGCCGCGGTGGCCAGGCTGGAGCAGCTCAGCCAGGAGCGCAGGGCCGCCGCGCTCACCGAGCTGGAATGAAGTCTTAGCTGAGCGAAGCCCTGGCCAGCGCCGCGGCCAGGCCGATCGCCAGCGCCATCACCAGCAGTTCCAGCGAGATCCACAGGGTCACCGGAGCCGTTCGGTGGCGAACGACCGCGGGCATCAGCCGGAACCGCAGCCAGCCGCCGAGGCCGGCGAGCACCAGCAGCGCGGCCGTCTTGGTCAGCACCACCCAGCCGTAGCCGGTGCCGAACAAGGCGGCCGCCCAGCCCAGCCCGGGGCGGCCGGTCAGCTGCACCACGGCGTTGACCACGCCGCTGACCGCCACCGCGGCCAGGCACACCGTGCCCACCGCGGCGAACCGGGGCAGTGCCTCGGCCAGCAGGCCACGGTGCGGGGTGACCAGGAACAGCATCGCGCCGAGGCCGCCGACCCAGCCCGCGGCGGCCATCACGTGCACGCTCATCGACAGCAGCGCCAGCTCGTGGTTGGCCGCGGCCGCGGAGTGCCCGGTGAGCGCGAGCGGGATCTGGCCGAGCATGGCCACCAGCACCGGCAACTCGGCCGGTGGGCGGGCGCCCGTGCGCAGGCCGAGGCCGTGCAGCACCGCGTAGCCCAGCGCGCAGGCCGCCGCGACCAGCAGCGCCCGGCCCGCGCCGACGGTGGCCGCGTAGTCCGCCAGCGACCCCACGTCCAGGCCGAGTCCGGCCGGGGCCAGCTCAGCGGCCTGCCACCACAGCAGCAGCACCGCGGCCATCGCCCAGCCCGCGCCGAGCACCAGGCCGATCCGGTGCGCGGTGACCAGCAGCGGCCTGGTCCTGGCCGGGCGGCCGGTGCGCAGCAGCAGCGGCAGCA from Crossiella sp. CA-258035 harbors:
- a CDS encoding aminoglycoside phosphotransferase family protein — translated: MNVRVRPDADGRYSRAKLRTVLGEICDAAGLDPGGARLIRFVNNAVFQLLAHPVVVRIVLSPSLRYRADNVVRAANWLAEHEVPAVRLLPGLPQPLHVNGHVATLWQAVPEVGQATGLELAQLLKRLHALPAPPGELPRWDPLADVRRRLTDAEELDAGDREFLETRCAELEAELAAMEYHLPQGVIHGDAHVGNVISTPIGPLLCDLDSVCLGPREWDLTPLAVGKLRFRHTGDRYRQLSRAYGFDVTKWPGFPVLRQVRELKLTTGVLSILRSNPDVRTELAKRMQSFRSGDTRARWTPHR
- a CDS encoding helix-turn-helix transcriptional regulator yields the protein MDTIGSQPPLVTPDTWEQREMRDALAARDISTVYRLLRRVGVSQRQIAASTGQSQSEVSEILKGRQVMAYDVLARIADGLQVPRGYMGLAYDGATAVRVVGVADDPLSEEDESVKRRRFLQHAASVTMGVVTMPGDPGQWITSVAQTPAREKIGKTDVMQVEAATKALRALDYQYGGGTCRDAVIAQLSWAEQLLRADAIDPVRRRLRLALADLHSLAGWTSFDTGMLDPARNHFGKALEYAKQCEKNDLVANILYRMGRVYLHYDEPNDALKLFQLGQLAAQDSGSALTVAVLCANEAWAYAMMGMREQAMKMVGRTKDEFARADFEHAPEWVRFFTVNDLHGMIGSVHHSLAANDDFRAKHAPLAVAELVKCTQGYESDMKRTHVFGLSMLAANHIRSGDVSEGLRVGRVAYSMGEGVNSVRVADRMIDIQEESERYKHIAEAKDLAEEVRQFRIRTGSPQKRP
- a CDS encoding MFS transporter is translated as MTTIAPESLVEPERKVGPAWIGALTAATLGVWIVYFGPTVLLLPMQAAHAAPEDKENSLGLITGVGSLVLMAAHIFFGLLSDRTTSKFGPRKPWIVTGVAISAASMLLLSQQDTVTGLLLGWCLVQLGSAAAFAGLLAALPDHVPTTQRGMMSGLIGLAQAGGSLVGNLVIVSTPDPLSGYGLCALLLILLVLPFLLINRDPVLPPGRRPVLRSLWISPRRHGDFLWAIASQSLITISYVLGSLYTLFFLADVLRHEDPEGGTALASTITTVGVVVAAAVFGHLSDRLGRRKLFAVLAGVLMAASSAILVVNPTWELFVLSSVLLGAGLGVANSVDLAITSEVLPSPNDRAKDLGVNNISKSLPQFIAPVLAAPLLSGADGSGYSMIFLLSAVTALAGGLLALKIRGVR
- a CDS encoding MFS transporter, producing the protein MLGTLYTLYLLQDVLHRADPHADLLLLNLLNAAIMVPAAVLAGGLSDRAGKRRVFIFVAALAVTLSSAMLVVTISWPVLVISAAVLAASYGAFIAVDTALLTEVLPAAEHRAKDLGIVNLAHGLPQVLAPLLATPILAGFGGYPGLFAVSAALSLIGAFVIFKIRRVP
- a CDS encoding CopD family protein, with amino-acid sequence MTTRRTTLPLLLGLVATAAAGTTLGSVLTAAAPAPGLPEPGVVVRLGVPALRLAVDIGAVAAVGLAMLPLLLRTGRPARTRPLLVTAHRIGLVLGAGWAMAAVLLLWWQAAELAPAGLGLDVGSLADYAATVGAGRALLVAAACALGYAVLHGLGLRTGARPPAELPVLVAMLGQIPLALTGHSAAAANHELALLSMSVHVMAAAGWVGGLGAMLFLVTPHRGLLAEALPRFAAVGTVCLAAVAVSGVVNAVVQLTGRPGLGWAAALFGTGYGWVVLTKTAALLVLAGLGGWLRFRLMPAVVRHRTAPVTLWISLELLVMALAIGLAAALARASLS